GGAGAACTTGATGATAGGAAGGAAAAACAATACATAAAGAGTACTCGAAAATGATAACTATACTTTTTGATTGTGAGAGCCACAATAAGCCTTGCATTTATGAGATGTTTTTGTGCAGGAAAGCATGCTGCTGAAGGGTTGAAGCATTGTGGTGAAACTTCTGGCAATATTCATGGAAAATTAACTGGTATGATCTTAGGAGgagaaaatcaaatcaaatctatTGGCACAGAGCAAGTAAATGCTGATTTTTTTCCTGAGCAAAGTTCTAGGCCCATCTCTTTTAAGTTTTCAACATCATCAGATTTGTGCTCTACTGCAACACTCCAAAATATTCCTCAAGGTCAACAGTCATGTACAATGCCATTAGTGCCATTGAGCAGTTCTAAGTTGAATGCTGCTTCATACAAGGGATCCTTCCCACGACTTGATTCTTCCTCAGCTGAACATACTTTTTCTCCACCAAAAACAAATCCATTGCTAGCTCAATCCTTTGGATCACCATACACTAGCATAACTGTTTCACCCCTTAATCCCATGCTGTCAGTGAATACGGATTCTGTGGGCTTTAATGCACTCAACAACAATGAGAATTCTACTGGTTGTACTCCATTAAACCTAAACAAGCCGCATGTCCTACTGAATGCCAAATGCAAAGAGGTCTACCACAATAAAAGCTTGATGGAAAAACATAATGAACAAAAAAGTAACGAGCCTATCATTGTTAATGGTGTGGATCCCTTACTCACAGCAACATCTGAGATACAAACTACTTCTACCAATATCCCTGATGATTCAATTCTGCAACCTCATGTGATAAAATCTGGTGTTACTGTTGAAAGTTCTTCTAAGGTGCTGGATGAGAATGACTCTGATTTGGATTCACCCTGTTGGAAAGGTACCCTGACTTCTTGTCAATCTCCATTTGGTGTTTCTGGCTCTGTGAGTTCACAACGTCTTGAAAAGGAGATAGAAACAAGTTACAGTTTAAATCCTCTGGCACCTCAGTTTTTCCCTAGTAATGTTAAAGGAAGCCAAGACTACCATGAAAATGAATGTGGTAGAAGTGATTTCTTATCTTTCCAGAAGAGTGAAACTTCAGCTATTTATGTATCACCAagacaatataaaaatatggatTCTGCCAAAATGGGATCACATCCTTATGAATCGAGTGGTGGAATTGACACTCAATGCTCTGATGACATCTATGAAGTGAAAAAGGAATTTGCTCTGTCCAATAACTCAAGAACTAGTGCTTTGCTCAATTCTGCTCACATGATTCTGCCATCTCTTGTGAAAGACTGTACATATAATGGGAGGCTTGTCACTGGGGCAGATGTTGAAGGCTCTTCTCAAGGAATCAAGGATGATGGGCATAGTGATTCAACAGTGGTGCCTGTTCTTGCAAATGAACATGTCCTCAGTCCACCATCTTCCCGAGTTGCTCTTCATACTGATGTAACTGAAACACATCAGGACGTATCTAAGTCTTTGTCTACACCTCCTAAAATAGATGTTCAGATAGTGATTAATGCCATGCAGGATCTGTCAGAGTTGCTTGTACACAATTGTTCAAATAGTTTACAATCATTGAATGAGCATGAGCGTGACATAATTCAGCATATAATCAACAATCTTTATATGTTTACCACCAGTAGGGTTGGACAAAAGACACCAATGCCTGAATCAACTCAAACAGGCATTCCTTCCTGTCCTTATAAGTCAACAGAACACTGCAAGGTATGGCAGGTGTGTGTGTTGGTTTGATTGATTGTTGTGATCTTTTCTGAAGAATCTTGTGGGTGAATCAGACAACAAGAATGAACCTTGCCTTCCTTTAAAGTTGATGTACGATAGAACACGGGTctatttttatcatttgttatttttatttttgataattttatgtattttctgaattttagattttagagaTTTATGTccttatttttagttgttttacTGGTTTCCTAGTTAAGGGGCCTTGTATGGTATTGtatttatttaggatttgtttagtaattttttacttGTAAAATGAGTTTTCTGGAGCCCTTAAATTGACCTGCAAGcctataaacaaaaataacaatccACATTTCAATAAAATGGAGATCTTCCTTATTTCTAGTGAATTCCAAAGTTCTTTCTTGTGGATTCTAAGAGTcccttatggcctgtttggatgtttaaaaaaggagggagagtagagtagagggaaggggagtaattcaattaccttgtttgggagttttatgGATTTAAGGGTTTTTGCCTAGCTAGAATGAGACTTAGCCCTTTCATGCTTTTAGTTCTACACTAAAAGTACACTTTCTTACTAAATTTCCCTGGCATGTAAGAAGATTCTTATTGAATGTGCATTTTATGTATTTTGGAATTGTATTAGCATAATTCATCAGAATTATTCCAGTGGATTTGATTTGTTTCATTCTTTGAGGACAataactttcattttttttttcgtggtTTAGCTGTTATTTCTAAAGATTTGCTAGTTTTGATTAGTGGATAGATTTCTGACTCAACATGAtcaaaagaaatgaatattatcatcatcatcatcatttctGTTATTTCTAAGGCTAGaggggggaaggggggggggagAGTAATTCATAAGCACACAAATACACATTTGTTGGGTTATAAAAACCTGAATAATATTCTTTTCAGCACTCCAGCATGGAACTTAAACTAGCATGGACAAAGACAATGGCTGTTCCACATGAGTCTGGCAATCAGAATTTCTGTGAGGGGCCAAAGAATTATTATACCATGTTCAATGAGAGAGGGCTGAATTCATTTTGTTCAAACAGTGATGTAGGCACTGAGAAGGGCAATGATATCATCCAGGTTTGGTTGTCATTATGCTGAGAATTATTAAATTGGGGCTTGATGTATTCCTTtctgtactctctctctctctctcatttgtaAAAAAGGGGAGGGGAGCCTTAGTGTTTATAATTAGCTTGCAGTGAAACCAAATCTTTGTCAAGTTGCAGGTTGTTACAAAGGGAATGAGAGAAAACCATCAGATTGAGGAAGAGGTGCATCCACAAGCTTTAGTGTATAGGAACTTATGGCTTGAGGCTGAAGCCACAATATGTGCCCTGAAATATAAAACTCATGCTTTAAGCATGAAATTTGATGGGATGGATGGATGCAAATCAATCAAAAACTAAGGTAGGTACTTTTCCTTACTCTTGacctttttctcattttataatGTGACCCTTTTTTTTGGCTCTGTCAGGTGCTAGAAGAGCTTGTGCAGAAAAACAAGGTGTCAGGAAAGCTATTTGAATGTGGAGATTGTGGGAATTTGTAATGCGGCAAGCACTGGCTTTTGTTGTTGAATGCCAAAGCTACAAATACTGCACTTGTACGTGTGAATGGTATAAGTAATTTGTTTAAAGATGTCATGGCTTAAATTTGGGCATGGGTCATCTATTTTAAGATGAAGGCCTCAAATCTATACGAGCAG
This genomic stretch from Castanea sativa cultivar Marrone di Chiusa Pesio chromosome 1, ASM4071231v1 harbors:
- the LOC142621810 gene encoding uncharacterized protein LOC142621810 isoform X3 → MEGQGDRGLSLTLSSRLSPLAQPFNPQTTLNLLANSSQLSSSPSLGDSQSSDLSFSFLGSVTDLNLEGDSMNNVPLDAYGFYGHQSDLCPQAFPYDNTPGCDSDAQSYYPQYSSLALQGNIESAVPYESDFDAMPLTKFSMPSYTQNLSGLSHVGRRADDLDLPFNAEQDKTSDHKGTFFWKEDSMVCQSLLLKQGKHAAEGLKHCGETSGNIHGKLTGMILGGENQIKSIGTEQVNADFFPEQSSRPISFKFSTSSDLCSTATLQNIPQGQQSCTMPLVPLSSSKLNAASYKGSFPRLDSSSAEHTFSPPKTNPLLAQSFGSPYTSITVSPLNPMLSVNTDSVGFNALNNNENSTGCTPLNLNKPHVLLNAKCKEVYHNKSLMEKHNEQKSNEPIIVNGVDPLLTATSEIQTTSTNIPDDSILQPHVIKSGVTVESSSKVLDENDSDLDSPCWKGTLTSCQSPFGVSGSVSSQRLEKEIETSYSLNPLAPQFFPSNVKGSQDYHENECGRSDFLSFQKSETSAIYVSPRQYKNMDSAKMGSHPYESSGGIDTQCSDDIYEVKKEFALSNNSRTSALLNSAHMILPSLVKDCTYNGRLVTGADVEGSSQGIKDDGHSDSTVVPVLANEHVLSPPSSRVALHTDVTETHQDVSKSLSTPPKIDVQIVINAMQDLSELLVHNCSNSLQSLNEHERDIIQHIINNLYMFTTSRVGQKTPMPESTQTGIPSCPYKSTEHCKHSSMELKLAWTKTMAVPHESGNQNFCEGPKNYYTMFNERGLNSFCSNSDVGTEKGNDIIQLQVVTKGMRENHQIEEEVHPQALVYRNLWLEAEATICALKYKTHALSMKFDGMDGCKSIKN
- the LOC142621810 gene encoding uncharacterized protein LOC142621810 isoform X4 translates to MEGQGDRGLSLTLSSRLSPLAQPFNPQTTLNLLANSSQLSSSPSLGDSQSSDLSFSFLGSVTDLNLEGDSMNNVPLDAYGFYGHQSDLCPQAFPYDNTPGCDSDAQSYYPQYSSLALQGNIESAVPYESDFDAMPLTKFSMPSYTQNLSGLSHVGRRADDLDLPFNAEQDKTSDHKGTFFWKEDSMVCQSLLLKQGKHAAEGLKHCGETSGNIHGKLTGMILGGENQIKSIGTEQVNADFFPEQSSRPISFKFSTSSDLCSTATLQNIPQGQQSCTMPLVPLSSSKLNAASYKGSFPRLDSSSAEHTFSPPKTNPLLAQSFGSPYTSITVSPLNPMLSVNTDSVGFNALNNNENSTGCTPLNLNKPHVLLNAKCKEVYHNKSLMEKHNEQKSNEPIIVNGVDPLLTATSEIQTTSTNIPDDSILQPHVIKSGVTVESSSKVLDENDSDLDSPCWKGTLTSCQSPFGVSGSVSSQRLEKEIETSYSLNPLAPQFFPSNVKGSQDYHENECGRSDFLSFQKSETSAIYVSPRQYKNMDSAKMGSHPYESSGGIDTQCSDDIYEVKKEFALSNNSRTSALLNSAHMILPSLVKDCTYNGRLVTGADVEGSSQGIKDDGHSDSTVVPVLANEHVLSPPSSRVALHTDVTETHQDVSKSLSTPPKIDVQIVINAMQDLSELLVHNCSNSLQSLNEHERDIIQHIINNLYMFTTSRVGQKTPMPESTQTGIPSCPYKSTEHCKHSSMELKLAWTKTMAVPHESGNQNFCEGPKNYYTMFNERGLNSFCSNSDVGTEKGNDIIQVVTKGMRENHQIEEEVHPQALVYRNLWLEAEATICALKYKTHALSMKFDGMDGCKSIKN
- the LOC142621810 gene encoding uncharacterized protein LOC142621810 isoform X1, with the protein product MEGQGDRGLSLTLSSRLSPLAQPFNPQTTLNLLANSSQLSSSPSLGDSQSSDLSFSFLGSVTDLNLEGDSMNNVPLDAYGFYGHQSDLCPQAFPYDNTPGCDSDAQSYYPQYSSLALQGNIESAVPYESDFDAMPLTKFSMPSYTQNLSGLSHVGRRADDLDLPFNAEQDKTSDHKGTFFWKEDSMVCQSLLLKQGKHAAEGLKHCGETSGNIHGKLTGMILGGENQIKSIGTEQVNADFFPEQSSRPISFKFSTSSDLCSTATLQNIPQGQQSCTMPLVPLSSSKLNAASYKGSFPRLDSSSAEHTFSPPKTNPLLAQSFGSPYTSITVSPLNPMLSVNTDSVGFNALNNNENSTGCTPLNLNKPHVLLNAKCKEVYHNKSLMEKHNEQKSNEPIIVNGVDPLLTATSEIQTTSTNIPDDSILQPHVIKSGVTVESSSKVLDENDSDLDSPCWKGTLTSCQSPFGVSGSVSSQRLEKEIETSYSLNPLAPQFFPSNVKGSQDYHENECGRSDFLSFQKSETSAIYVSPRQYKNMDSAKMGSHPYESSGGIDTQCSDDIYEVKKEFALSNNSRTSALLNSAHMILPSLVKDCTYNGRLVTGADVEGSSQGIKDDGHSDSTVVPVLANEHVLSPPSSRVALHTDVTETHQDVSKSLSTPPKIDVQIVINAMQDLSELLVHNCSNSLQSLNEHERDIIQHIINNLYMFTTSRVGQKTPMPESTQTGIPSCPYKSTEHCKVWQHSSMELKLAWTKTMAVPHESGNQNFCEGPKNYYTMFNERGLNSFCSNSDVGTEKGNDIIQLQVVTKGMRENHQIEEEVHPQALVYRNLWLEAEATICALKYKTHALSMKFDGMDGCKSIKN
- the LOC142621810 gene encoding uncharacterized protein LOC142621810 isoform X2, which translates into the protein MEGQGDRGLSLTLSSRLSPLAQPFNPQTTLNLLANSSQLSSSPSLGDSQSSDLSFSFLGSVTDLNLEGDSMNNVPLDAYGFYGHQSDLCPQAFPYDNTPGCDSDAQSYYPQYSSLALQGNIESAVPYESDFDAMPLTKFSMPSYTQNLSGLSHVGRRADDLDLPFNAEQDKTSDHKGTFFWKEDSMVCQSLLLKQGKHAAEGLKHCGETSGNIHGKLTGMILGGENQIKSIGTEQVNADFFPEQSSRPISFKFSTSSDLCSTATLQNIPQGQQSCTMPLVPLSSSKLNAASYKGSFPRLDSSSAEHTFSPPKTNPLLAQSFGSPYTSITVSPLNPMLSVNTDSVGFNALNNNENSTGCTPLNLNKPHVLLNAKCKEVYHNKSLMEKHNEQKSNEPIIVNGVDPLLTATSEIQTTSTNIPDDSILQPHVIKSGVTVESSSKVLDENDSDLDSPCWKGTLTSCQSPFGVSGSVSSQRLEKEIETSYSLNPLAPQFFPSNVKGSQDYHENECGRSDFLSFQKSETSAIYVSPRQYKNMDSAKMGSHPYESSGGIDTQCSDDIYEVKKEFALSNNSRTSALLNSAHMILPSLVKDCTYNGRLVTGADVEGSSQGIKDDGHSDSTVVPVLANEHVLSPPSSRVALHTDVTETHQDVSKSLSTPPKIDVQIVINAMQDLSELLVHNCSNSLQSLNEHERDIIQHIINNLYMFTTSRVGQKTPMPESTQTGIPSCPYKSTEHCKVWQHSSMELKLAWTKTMAVPHESGNQNFCEGPKNYYTMFNERGLNSFCSNSDVGTEKGNDIIQVVTKGMRENHQIEEEVHPQALVYRNLWLEAEATICALKYKTHALSMKFDGMDGCKSIKN